From a single Paenibacillus sp. FSL R5-0345 genomic region:
- a CDS encoding LacI family DNA-binding transcriptional regulator: MAYNIKEIAKIAGVSVSTVSKIINNYSDISEDTKTRVQQIIKETGYTPSNSAKTLATKSSNLIGVIFAGMLNVDFTHPFFIEVLNSFKKQMGLLGYDLIFFSNEKFQSGDTNDYLARCLHFNVDGCLLISGQELETSISELDNSSIPCIGVDLKLSGDNSGYIMSDNFKMSTKVVEHFYLLGYRELGYIGSSSESEISNIRESGFRKALEDLGLPINENWFLNGSNFFEASGYETMRRMIANGNLPRAIFAASDQLAIGAMRALKESSIAVPGTVAIIGCDDIEACNYTTPLLTTIKQNKDKIGRLAALMLYDLINNQSGTSSFSVEPELIIRESCGASERGLA; encoded by the coding sequence TTGGCCTATAACATCAAAGAAATCGCGAAAATCGCTGGGGTTTCTGTTTCGACAGTATCCAAAATCATTAATAATTACAGCGATATTTCGGAAGATACGAAGACTAGGGTACAACAAATCATAAAAGAAACCGGATATACTCCCTCCAATTCAGCAAAAACATTAGCAACAAAATCATCGAATCTAATTGGTGTTATATTTGCAGGAATGCTGAATGTTGACTTTACCCATCCTTTTTTCATCGAAGTCCTAAACTCCTTCAAAAAACAAATGGGACTGCTAGGTTATGACCTTATCTTTTTCTCTAACGAAAAATTTCAAAGTGGTGACACTAATGATTATCTTGCCCGTTGTCTGCATTTTAATGTAGATGGCTGCCTTCTTATTTCCGGACAAGAGCTAGAAACCTCTATCAGCGAATTAGATAATAGCTCTATCCCTTGCATCGGCGTAGATTTAAAGCTATCAGGCGACAATTCGGGTTATATCATGTCTGATAATTTCAAGATGTCCACTAAGGTAGTCGAACACTTTTACTTATTAGGCTATCGAGAACTCGGTTATATCGGCAGCTCCTCAGAATCAGAAATCTCCAACATTCGTGAAAGTGGTTTCCGCAAAGCGCTTGAAGATTTAGGACTACCGATCAACGAAAACTGGTTCTTAAACGGAAGCAATTTCTTTGAAGCCAGCGGTTATGAAACCATGCGTAGAATGATCGCGAACGGAAATTTACCCAGAGCGATCTTCGCAGCGTCTGATCAGCTAGCTATCGGGGCAATGCGTGCCCTTAAGGAATCTTCTATCGCTGTTCCTGGTACCGTCGCAATTATTGGCTGTGACGATATCGAAGCTTGTAATTACACAACACCACTGTTGACTACGATTAAACAAAATAAAGATAAAATCGGTCGCCTAGCCGCGTTAATGCTGTATGATCTGATAAACAATCAATCTGGCACGAGCTCCTTTAGCGTGGAGCCAGAGCTCATCATAAGAGAATCCTGTGGCGCTTCTGAGCGGGGTTTAGCGTAA
- the glnA gene encoding type I glutamate--ammonia ligase produces the protein MSVEKVLQTIKENNIEWVDFRFVDLGGRAHHISLPASEVEDETFVNGVAFDGSSIKGFRGIEESDMVMMPDPNSVFIDPFTAHPTLNVMCDIFTPDGERYERDPRGIAVKAEEFLQKSGVGTSAFFAPESEFFIFDDVRYESGMNSSSFFVDSEEAAWNTGRKEEGGNMAFKVGVKGGYVPVAPVDSQQDIRSEMCRLLAETGLRIERHHHEVATAGQAEINFRFDTLKKTADNLMTYKYIVQNTARQYGKVATFMPKPLFGDNGSGMHVHQSIFDGDTPLFYEKGAYANLSEMALHYIGGILYHAPALIALTNPSTNSFKRLVPGYEAPVNLVYSKGNRSAAVRIPVAAVTPKGCRIEFRTPDSTANPYLAFSAMLMAGLDGIKNKINPQELGYGPLDKNIYELSDADKEKIRSVPGSLGEALDSLEADYEFLTEGDVFTKDFIDNYIALKRSEAQEVAIRVHPHEYSLYFDL, from the coding sequence ATGTCGGTTGAAAAAGTGTTGCAAACAATTAAAGAAAACAATATCGAGTGGGTAGATTTTCGATTCGTAGATTTAGGTGGCCGTGCTCACCACATTTCTCTGCCTGCTTCTGAAGTGGAAGATGAAACTTTTGTAAATGGGGTAGCATTCGACGGTTCTTCCATCAAAGGATTCCGTGGTATTGAAGAATCAGACATGGTTATGATGCCTGATCCGAACAGTGTTTTCATTGATCCGTTTACAGCTCATCCAACGCTGAACGTAATGTGCGACATTTTCACTCCTGATGGCGAACGCTATGAGCGCGATCCTCGCGGTATTGCTGTGAAAGCAGAAGAATTCCTTCAAAAGAGCGGAGTTGGTACATCAGCATTCTTCGCACCTGAGTCTGAATTCTTTATCTTTGACGATGTTCGTTACGAGAGTGGTATGAACAGCTCTTCATTCTTCGTAGACTCTGAAGAAGCGGCTTGGAATACGGGTCGTAAAGAAGAGGGCGGCAACATGGCATTTAAAGTTGGCGTTAAAGGTGGATATGTACCTGTAGCACCTGTGGATTCCCAACAAGATATTCGCAGTGAAATGTGCCGTTTGCTTGCTGAAACTGGATTGCGCATTGAGCGTCATCACCATGAAGTGGCAACTGCAGGCCAAGCGGAAATTAACTTCCGTTTTGATACCTTGAAGAAAACTGCTGATAATCTCATGACTTATAAATATATTGTGCAAAATACTGCACGTCAGTACGGTAAGGTAGCGACTTTCATGCCAAAACCACTGTTTGGTGATAATGGTAGCGGAATGCACGTGCATCAATCGATCTTTGATGGAGATACTCCTTTGTTCTACGAAAAAGGCGCTTATGCTAACTTGAGCGAAATGGCTCTTCACTATATCGGTGGTATTTTGTACCATGCCCCAGCCTTAATCGCTTTGACTAACCCAAGCACCAACTCGTTTAAACGTTTGGTTCCTGGCTATGAAGCACCGGTTAACTTGGTATACTCCAAGGGAAATCGTTCTGCTGCAGTTCGTATCCCAGTAGCAGCTGTGACACCAAAAGGCTGTCGTATCGAGTTCCGTACACCGGATTCCACGGCTAACCCTTACTTGGCATTCTCGGCAATGCTGATGGCAGGTCTGGACGGAATCAAGAATAAGATCAACCCACAAGAACTGGGTTACGGTCCTTTGGATAAGAACATCTACGAATTGTCTGATGCAGACAAAGAAAAGATCCGCAGCGTTCCAGGTAGCCTGGGCGAAGCGCTTGATTCTTTGGAAGCTGATTATGAGTTCCTAACTGAAGGTGACGTATTTACTAAGGACTTCATTGATAACTATATTGCTCTGAAACGTTCCGAAGCTCAAGAGGTTGCAATTCGTGTTCATCCACATGAATATTCTCTGTACTTCGATCTATAA
- a CDS encoding ABC transporter substrate-binding protein, which yields MVKKLSAVLLSSALVLSLAACGSGNNTNGEATPGNGTNKPASGDKKVIKILHWKQENINKAITEINKKFEEKYPEYKVEYTTTGPDDEFKQAQRARITAGDVDVLADLSGMRLSPKDWTPGAKVPDWQQWIDSGLIADLSNEAFVKNYNANDIAKAGTYNDKVYAIPTGKVAMSGFFYNKEIFEQNGLTVPTTWTEFISVLDTLKSKNIVPIVVAGKDVWPLKLPVFGLQAKILGGGDQQKWIEGVWKGTSAFNDAGAVEVLDKMKTLQDNYIIDGFLGIDYATAPSYFATGKAAMIADGTWDAPTIAAANPDVKFGYFPIPATEDAAKNASLVGKYDVTWYAAEKGPNKEGALKWLEFFSEPENYTEYVKAAGFVPTQDNISTGSDFIDNELAQYMAEDFELAYEIIMINRDNVGEHIAAEGVHTEYLAPGGEFKTAKELADVQQKEWEAAAPK from the coding sequence ATGGTAAAGAAGCTTTCTGCGGTATTGTTGAGCTCGGCGCTGGTGCTCTCATTAGCAGCATGTGGAAGCGGCAACAACACAAATGGTGAGGCTACTCCGGGCAACGGAACAAATAAGCCTGCATCTGGCGATAAGAAAGTGATTAAGATCTTGCATTGGAAACAAGAAAACATTAATAAAGCCATTACCGAAATTAATAAAAAGTTTGAAGAAAAGTATCCGGAATACAAAGTGGAGTACACGACCACGGGTCCGGATGATGAATTTAAACAAGCACAAAGAGCGAGAATTACAGCTGGTGACGTAGACGTCCTTGCCGATTTGTCCGGTATGAGATTGTCTCCGAAAGATTGGACACCGGGTGCGAAAGTGCCAGACTGGCAACAATGGATTGATTCCGGTTTGATTGCTGATCTGAGCAACGAAGCTTTCGTTAAAAACTACAATGCGAATGATATTGCTAAAGCGGGTACTTACAATGATAAAGTGTATGCGATCCCAACCGGTAAAGTAGCGATGTCAGGTTTCTTCTATAATAAAGAAATTTTTGAACAAAACGGGTTGACTGTTCCAACCACATGGACAGAATTCATCAGTGTTCTAGATACTTTGAAATCTAAGAACATCGTACCTATCGTAGTGGCTGGTAAAGATGTATGGCCTTTGAAACTGCCAGTGTTCGGCTTGCAAGCTAAGATTCTAGGCGGCGGCGACCAACAAAAATGGATTGAAGGCGTTTGGAAAGGCACTTCGGCGTTCAACGATGCTGGGGCTGTAGAAGTATTGGATAAAATGAAGACCCTTCAAGATAACTACATCATCGATGGTTTCTTGGGTATTGACTATGCAACAGCACCTTCGTACTTCGCAACAGGTAAAGCAGCTATGATTGCTGACGGAACTTGGGATGCACCTACGATCGCTGCGGCAAATCCTGATGTGAAATTTGGTTACTTCCCAATCCCAGCTACTGAAGATGCAGCTAAGAATGCTTCTCTTGTCGGTAAATACGATGTAACTTGGTATGCAGCAGAAAAAGGTCCGAACAAAGAAGGGGCTTTGAAATGGCTGGAATTCTTCTCTGAGCCAGAAAACTACACTGAATATGTTAAGGCTGCTGGGTTTGTACCAACACAAGATAACATTTCAACTGGCAGTGACTTCATTGATAACGAACTAGCACAATACATGGCAGAAGACTTTGAACTTGCCTATGAAATCATAATGATTAACCGCGACAATGTAGGCGAGCACATTGCTGCTGAAGGTGTACACACTGAATAC